The region CGTTATGGTTCCTGGAATGGAAGCTGGATGTTATGCAAAACTTGAAATAAGTGTTGAAAGAGTTACATCAAGTCCTTTGGTAAAAAACCTTGTGTTTTGTCAGACAGATGAAATTATTCTTGAAAATCAATTGTCATTAGTAGGAGTAGAAAAAAGTTACAATCTATATTATTTTGATCTTGAGAACAATTTGTTGAGTCAAGAGCCTAAACCTTCGACAATAGGTACTCATAAATATTTAGTTGCAGAGGGAAAAGATGGCTGTTTTGGTCCCAAAGTTCCATTTCAAATTACCATCAATCAAGTTCCTGAGGTTAGTAAAACGGTTGGAAATATTGTTTTATGTGAGAATTTTGATCAAAAGCAAATTGTTACCACTACAACCACTGGAGTAAATTTTAAATGGGAATACAACTCAACAAGTGTAGGGGGAAGTTGGCAAGAACTAACAAATTCGTCATTTACTAATGTTATTAGAGTTGAGGATAATAAACTTGAAGTTAATCATGCGACAAAGCAAATTAACGGACTAAGAATAAGATTAAAAGTAACTAATACAAGTAAGTGTTCAGATTTCTCAAATGAATTCTCAATTCGTGTTGAGGATTGCTCTGCAGTTACTAATCCAATGTTGTTAAACCCTGGATTAAGTAAATAAGTAATCAAAAATTGAAAACTATGCAATCAAGAAAATTATATAAATCAGTTGCCTTATTGGGTCTAGCGTTGCCAGCTACAGTAGTAGCTCAGCAAGCTAAGAAAGATCAAGTAATGGTAAACCAAGGAAAGATTTCGGTAGCAGAAGGTGGAGTAATGTCAACAATCTATGATTTTGATAATACGAAAGAAGGTTATGTGAAGAATGATGGAACGGTTTATTACTACAGTAACTTCAACAATGATAATTTATACGAGCACAGCGCCAATAGTAAAAGTTCAAAAGCGGTATTTACGCCATTTGAACAAGCAACAGGTGCGCAAGCTATCACAGGAAGTCAACCATCAAACTTCTTTGATGTTGTTTTAGACAACCCAACAAAGGACATGGCTTTTGATCTAAAGAACGAAGCAAATGTACGTGGAAGTGTAGACTTTAAAGACGGAATTATCAAGGTAGATTCTTTAGTAGGTATGCTTACTTTTCACCAAGGAGCTAAAGCATTAAAGCCAACAGATAGAAGTCACGCAGAGGGCTATGTAGAGAAGATCGGAAAAGAAGAGTTTCAATATCCTAAGGGAGACAAAGGGCTTTATCGCTATGCTAGAATCACTGCCCCTGAAAATGTAAAAGATGCTTACCAAGGGAAGTATAACCTAGATGATAAGAACTTCTTTAAGGCGCGTGCTACTAAGTCAGGTGTGATTAATCTACTGGATACTCGTGAGTATTGGACCATTGATAAAGGTAATGACAATAGTCAAGGAGATATTATGCTAACGTTAAGTTGGGATGAGCGTACTACCCCTAAAGAGCTTTTAGCTAATCCCGAGAAAGAGTTACACATTGTACGTTGGGATGCCAAACAACAACTATGGGTAGACGAAGGTGGAGTAGTCGATTTAGATAAAAAAGAGATTACAACTCCTACTAGTGTAAGAGGTTATGGGTTTTTTACGCTAGCGACAGTTAACACGGATCTAATCTTAGATGGAGACATTGTTATTTACAACCTTGTAACCCCTGATGGAGATGGTAAGAATGATTACTTTATCATTGACAACATTACTAAGTTTCCAAATAACACAGTGGAAGTTTATAACCGCTGGGGAGTTAAGGTTTATAATACAAGTAATTATGACAGTGCAGGAAATGTATTTAGAGGGTATTCGGATGGTCGTGTGACAATCAATAAGAACGAAAAACTACCAAGTGGAACGTATTATTACATTGTGAACTACGAGTATAAAGATGCCAAAGGTTCACGCATGATTAAAAAATCAGGTTATCTACAATTAGAAAGCAATAAGTAAGAGAATATATGAATATTCAACAAAATATCAAGAAAATCGGAATCAGCCTAATCGCCTTAGGCTGCTTCTCACAAATGCAAGCGCAACAAGACCCGCAATACACCCAGTATATGTATAACACCAATATGGTTAACCCAGCTTATGCAGGAAGCAGAGGAACGTTAAACGTATTTGGGATGTACCGCACACAGTGGGTAGGATTAGATGGAGCCCCTAAGACAGCGAATGTATCTGTATCTACACCATTAGGTGAGAGCGGACTAGGGTTAGGTGTAAACTTTACCAATGATCGTTTAGGAGCGATGGATGAGAATAATATCTCAGTAGATTTATCGTATGCAATTGATTTGAACGCAGATTATAAATTAGCTTTTGGATTAAAAGGGACAGCTAATTTACTGAACGTGGATTATACAAAATTAAACATCCACAATCCATCCGATCCACACTCACAGGAGAATATCAACAATAAGTTTAGTCCAAATATCGGAGCAGGAGTTTACTTATATTCAGACAAAGCGTATGTGGGGTTATCAGTACCTAACTTCTTAACACAGAATAGATACGATGATAACGAGCGCAATACAGATCTAACAGTGATGCGTCAAAAAGCACACTTCTACCTAATGGGGGGGTATGTATTTGATGTTAGTGAGAATGTATTGTTTAAACCAGCAGCATTAGTAAAAGCAGTAAGTGGAGCACCCTTACAAGTGGACTTGACAGCTAATGTATTGTTGTATGATAAATTTACATTAGGGGCAGCTTATCGTTGGGATGCAGCAGTCAGTGCACTGGCAGGCTTCCAAATAAACGACAATATGTTTATTGGATATGCTTACGATTTTGATACTACTAAATTGCACAACTACAACTCAGGATCACATGAGATCTTTATGAGATTTGAGTTATTTAACCGTCGTAGTACGATTAATGCGCCTCGATTCTTCTAGAAGAATAAGAGGAAAAAGACACAATTATGAGAAAAGAGCTATTGAAAATAAGCTTATTTGGTATGTTACTTTTAGCGGGAGTGAATACTCAGGCTCAGAAAGTAGCAGAGAAGAAAGCGGATAAAGAATATCAAACCCAGGCGTATGTCGATGCAATCAAGATTTATGAGCGCATCGCTAACAAAGGGTACACAAACGCAGATATGCTAAAGAAATTAGCAGATGCGTATTACTTTAATGGAAAGTTACCAGAGGCCAATAAGTGGTATGAACAGTTGTTTGATGGAGAGTACGGCGATAAAGGTAAAGAGGCTATCTCATCAGAATATTACTATCGCTACGCTCAGACGCTAAAATCTCTAGAGAACTACGATAAGTCAGATCAGATGATGCAGGAGTTCTCTAGATTAGAAAGTACAGATTCTCGTGCTCAGTTATTTGAACAAGACAAAGATTACTTGCAAAAGATAGAAGATAAGAAGGATCTGTATGATATACAAGCTTTGGGTATTAACACAACGTTTTCGGATTATGGAGCAACTATTTTAGGTAATAAACTCGTGTTTACTTCTGCAAGAAATCAAGATGTAAATAAGTCTATACACGAGTGGACTAATGAGAGCTTTACTGCTCTTTATAGTTCGGATATAAATACCGATGGGACCTTCTCAGAACCAGTACAACTTGCTAAAGAGATAAGCTCTAAAGTTAATGATGCAACAGCCGTATTTACTAAGGATGGCAATACGATGTATTTTACACGTAATAATTCAAGTGAAAAAGGGAAAAGAAGAAACAATAAAGACAAATCATCTTTATTAAAAATATATAAGGCCACTAAGAACCAGGATGGCTTGTGGGGACAAGTGTTAGAGCTTCCGTTTAACTCGGATTATTTTAATACAGCCCATCCTAGTTTGACACCTGATAATAAGTGGCTTTATTTTTCTTCAGATAGAAAAGGAACACTTGGACAGTCAGATATCTTTAGAGTAGCTATTTATCCAACGGGAGAGTACGGAAGTGTTGAGAATATTGGAAGTAAAGTTAATACATCAGGACGTGAAACATTTCCATTTATCTCAGCGGATAACTTCTTGTTCTTCGCCTCAGATGGACATCCAGGACTTGGAGGATTAGATATGTTTGTGGCTAAAATTAATGTAGATGGATCTATAGGACAAGTAGCCAATATGGGAACCCCTATTAATAGTCCATTTGATGATTTTAGTGTTTATATAGATAGTAAATCTCATAAGGGATTTGTGAGTTCAAATAGACCAGGGGCAAGTGGAGGAGATGATATCTATTTCTTTAAAGAAAAACCGTGTAAACAAGCTCTTGAAGGTATAGTGTATGATAAGAATACAAAAGAGCCACTTGCTAATACAAGGGTGGTAATATCTGACGCATTATATCAAAAATCGGACACGATTATGACTGATGCAAAAGGATACTACTTATCAGAGTACTTAGACTGTGGAGGGAAATACCGCATCAAGGCAGAGAAACAAGATTATAATACTGTAGAAGTGGTATTTGTGGTAGAACGTCAACAAGGAATAAAACGAGTTGATATAGGGCTTGAGAAAACATTAGAACCTATCCAGAAGGATGATGATTTGTTTAAGAAGTTAAAACTTAATCCTATTTACTTTGATTTTGACAAGTCTAATATACGACCTGATGCAGCGGCAGAGTTAATCAAAGTAGTAGAGGTATTAAAAGAATACCCAACAATGAAGATAGATGTGCGTTCACATACAGATAGTAGAGGAAATGATGCGTACAACCTTAAGCTTTCAGATCGCAGAGCTAAATCCACAATAGAGTGGATGGTTACTCAAGGAATTCACAGAAACAGATTAACAGGTGATGGTTATGGAGAGACTAGGCTTTTAAACAAGTGTAGCAACTCAGTACCATGTACAATTGAGGAACATCAGTTAAATAGACGAAGCGAGTTTATTATTACAGAACTATAGTTCTATAAATTTAATAGCTGTTTTGAACAAAACAACAAATCAATTTTTTTTTTCGACCGATCTCACTGTTGATCTAAAACGACAGTATTAGCCAGAAAGAGCCACCCCTAGGGGTGGCTCTTTTGTTTGGTATAATCTTAAATATAAATCAGCAATGCTGAAAAAATCACCTTAAACAAACAAAGAGTTAAATAAACTTCATTTCTAAAATTGTTAAAAAAGAAAGCAAACTAATAAGTAGTAAAAGAAAGAATTACATATTCTTAACATTGGCTTGTTAGCATACTCTTTTAAAAACTTCGTTTTAAATATCTAAAGACAGTATACTTAATGCTTGGCGGCTAATTTCCTATTTTGATTGTATATAGTGATTAACATTAGAGTAATCTAATGCCTCATTTTAATCAGTAGTTCTAATAATTAAGTAACGATTTGATAACCTTGCTTTTTAGGGGTAAAACCAAATATTTCACTCCTTTAATAAACAATAAGTATGGATGAAAATTTCCAAGAGGACAAATATATAAAGCGTTGTTTGATGTATTTAAATAAGGAATTAACATTAGAACAGCGAACTGATTTTGAGATTGACTTACTCATAGATGATCAGTTACAGATAGTATATCAGAGATATCGCACGCTGTGGAGAGTTTATCCTATGAATACACAATTAATAGATCAATATACTAGTAAAGCAATAAAGATTCACAAGAAGAAAAGGTCATTGAGTTATACGATATTGGGATGGGCATGTGGACTATTATTACTGATTAGTTTAAATATTGTCTTTTGGTCCTCTTTTAAATCTACTGAAGATTCTCATATCTATGAATACACCAATATCAAAGGACATCGTTCTACTGTTTTTCTAACAGATGGTTCTAAAGTTATATTAAATGGTGATTCTAAAATCAAATACAGATTAGAAAATACCGTTCGGAAAGTTTATTTGCAAGGTGAGGCGTTTTTTGAGGTTGTACATATGTCAGATAAAAAGTTCATAGTAGAACACAACAATCTACAAGTAGAAGTGTTAGGGACTAAGTTTAGTGTCAATACTCAGAATACTATAAAGGAAGTATTGTTATTATCAGGTAGTGTTCTTGCTAGGTTTAATAACAATGAGCAGTTATATCTAAAACCAAATGAGAAACTACTCTATAATAGTTCCACAGGAGAAGTGGCTAGAGAGAAGCGAGATGCAAGTATAGAACTGCAATGGAGAAACAACATTTTAGTATTTAAAAATGAACCTCTACAAGATGCTCTTTTAAGAATCCAACAATTTTACGGATGTAAGTTTAGTGTGAAAAACACTGCATTGCTAAAGGCTAGAATTACAGGAACATTTGAACAGCAAACAATAAGTGAATTTGTGAAGTCATTGTCCTTTGTCACAAATTGCAATATTTCATTAGAAGGTTCTGTATATATAATTAATTGATTATGAATGATTCAATAGATATAAAAGTATATAAAGAGAAGGGTGAAGATATTCAACTTTTCGAACAAATAGCCTTAGGGAGTAAGAGAGCTCTAGAACATTTTTATGTTAAATATTATAAGTACTTATCAAGGTTTGCGGCAAGTTATGAATCAGATTCTTATTTAGTAGAAGAGAAAATTTCAGATGTTTTTTTATATCTATGGGAAAATAGAGAGACTTTATTAGAGATTAATTCTCCCAAAGTATATGTATTTACGATGCTTAAAAACATGTTATTTCAGCATAAAAAGAAACTTAAAACAAAAGCGATAAGCTTTGATTATGCTGTTTTTCAAGACAAGTATTATTCAGAGAATATAGAAGAGCAAATTATTTTGAACGAGCAAGAGCACCAACTTCAAAAAGACTTATTGCTAATCATTAATAAAATACCAGCAGGCTCTCGTCGAATATTTGAAATGAATAGAGTAGATGGATTAAGATATAGACAAATTGCTGAAATATTAAATATATCAGTTAGGACAGTCGAGAATCATATGTCTATAGCCCTACGCACTATAAATAAGATACTTATTCAAAGAAAATAGAAACTAAAAACAACATAAATTCCCTCAATCAATGAAAAAAAAGTATTTAATTGCACTGGTTTGCTATGCTAACTTAGTTAGTCTTCATGGATATAGCTCAGTGTCTGAAAGGCATGATGTAAATAGTACATCAAAAGTTAAAAGTAGTAAGATTAAGTTCACCAGTTTGAATCTTTCATTAGAAGAAATATTCGCTAAAATAGAAAAATCTTCTTCGTTGAGATTTGTCTATATCTTAGAGAATGTACCTTTAAATAAAAAGATTCAGGTACTAGAGAGTTATGATTCTATTGATGATTTGTTAAATGATTTGCAGTCTAAGACTACTCTTGACTTTCAGATTAATAATAATCAAGTGCTAGTTAAACCAGTTTCTTCTCAAGAAAAAACAAGCCAGATTATTGAGTTAAAAGGGGTAGTTGTTGATGATTTACAAATGCCTTTAATGGGAGTAGATATTAGGGATTCTAATAATGAATTTATCACAACAACTAATGATAATGGGGAGTTTTCGATAACAATTACACATACACCTGTGGTAATGTCATTTTCCTATTTAGGGTATAAAACCAAAGAGCAAACTTATTCTAAGAATAATAAGAATATCTTAATAAAGCTAGATCAACAGGATCAAATGTTAAATGAGATTGTTGTTACTGGACAGGGAGCAGATGTACAAAGAAAAAGACTGTCTAATAACGTTACAGTACTTAAAGCTAGTGAATTAGACAAAGTTCCAGCCCAGCGTATAGATCAGTTATTATCAGCCAAGTTACCCAATGCTCAAATTAACTTAACAGGTGGACAGGCCGGAGCCACTTCTTTAATACGTTCAAGAGGTGTAAACTCTGCATTTTTAAGCAGTACACCTATAATCTATATTGATGGAGTACGTTTGGACAATAACAATACACGTACAACAATAGGAGGTAGCTCTCAAGGATCATCTATGAGTTCTATTGGTGATATACCAATGGATAATATTGAGAAGATTGAGTTTATCAATGGTGGTGCAGCTACTACTTTATACGGATCAGATGCTGCTAACGGTGTAATTCAAATTTTTACAAAGAAAAAAGGAATGCCTGGAACAAATGTGAATGTTACAGCTGAGTTAGGAGCAGAAACTCCTACAACTGATTTTTTGTATTTTGATAGAACTAAAAATATTTTGTTTCAAAACGGATTGTATCAAAAGTACAGACTTAATTTAAATGGAGAGTCTGACAGTGGCTTTGGATATAATTTTTCTACTAGCTATCAGAATTCAACAGGAGTTCAATTACACAATCAGAATCAAAACCAAAAGCTCGATTTAAGCTCAGGATTTCACGCTAAATTATCAGACAAGGTAGTTTATGAAAGTTCATTCTCTTATTTACACAATAAATACAATCGAAATAGAAATGGAAACCAAGGAGGCTATACTGGACTTTGGTTTGCAGAATCTGGAGCATCTAAAATTACTGGACCAGGATTTAATAATCGTTTAGATGAGCTTAATGATGCTGAGTTTGCGAAGATGAAAACTTTTGTAGACAATGCAGAACGTTTACAAGATAATGGAATCAAAATTAATCGCTTTACAACATCACAGCAGTTTAAGTACAATCCTTTAGAGAATTTATCTTTTAAATTGGTAGGAGGATTAGATTATAGAATCCAAGATCAGGAAAATATAGAAACCAATGAATATCTTTCAGCTACCAAAGGACAATTGATCAAAGATCAAGGAAGTATTCAAAAAATCCAACGTAAATATATGGGATTAACGTTAGAATTCAACGGTCAGTATAGTGCTAATATTAAGGATTTCTCTTTTATAACTACAGCTGGAGGGCAATTGTTTAGAAACTCAGATAATCAGACTTTAGTAGAAGGACGTAACATAAGAGATGGAGCACATTCAATTTCAGAGGCAGCAATAAGAACTAGTGATGAATATATAGCAGAGGTCTTAAACTATGGTTTTTATGTTCAGGAAAATATTGGATATAAGGATAAGTTGTTTTTAGATTTAGGTGTACGTGGTGACAGAAATCCATCATTTGGTAAGAATATTGGTGTACAATATTATCCAAAGGTAGGTGGGTCTTATATGTTATCTCAAGAAAAGTGGTTTGAAAATAAAGTAGTTAATTCTTTAAGATTAAGATCTAGTTATGGTGTAGCAGGTAATTTACCACCAGCTTATGCCAATGAAAAAACGGTAGCTTTTGATGGCTTTTTAGGGGAACAAGCATCTTCTTTTGCTCAACCAGGTAATGAGGACTTAAAACCAGAAAAAACCCATACATGGGATATAGGTATGGATATGACTTTTTTTAATAATAGATTAAACTTAACTGTTGGTTATTATTACTCTAAAACTAAAGATGCTTTGTTTTATGTACCACCAACTCCATCTAGTGGGTATACTAAGAGTCAATTATATAATATAGGCGAAATAGAGAATAAAGGGTTTGAGATGAACTTCTCTTTAACGGCTATTGATCTACACGATTGGACTCTTACACTAACAGGTTCATTAAATACACTTAAAAACAAGGTGTTAAGTACAGGGGGAGCGCCAGCATTTAATATTAATGGTTTTAGCTCTAGAACATTACAGACTGTTGTAGAACAGGGCAGACCTGTAGGTTTTATACGTGGGAATTATGGTGTGATGGCAGAAGATGGAACTCTTAAAGAGACAACGCCTCAATCTTATTTAGGAACTACTATTCCAGACTTATTTGGGAATCTAGGTTTTAACCTAAGATATAACAATTGGAGCATGTTTGCCGACGCTAATTACCAAACAGGAGGGTATGCTGCAAATTGGGACGCACAATTTAGATATTTCTATGGAGCATCTGATGCCCACGTACCTATGGCAGAGATAGAGAAAAATGGGAGAAACAACTGGCT is a window of Myroides oncorhynchi DNA encoding:
- a CDS encoding OmpA family protein; its protein translation is MRKELLKISLFGMLLLAGVNTQAQKVAEKKADKEYQTQAYVDAIKIYERIANKGYTNADMLKKLADAYYFNGKLPEANKWYEQLFDGEYGDKGKEAISSEYYYRYAQTLKSLENYDKSDQMMQEFSRLESTDSRAQLFEQDKDYLQKIEDKKDLYDIQALGINTTFSDYGATILGNKLVFTSARNQDVNKSIHEWTNESFTALYSSDINTDGTFSEPVQLAKEISSKVNDATAVFTKDGNTMYFTRNNSSEKGKRRNNKDKSSLLKIYKATKNQDGLWGQVLELPFNSDYFNTAHPSLTPDNKWLYFSSDRKGTLGQSDIFRVAIYPTGEYGSVENIGSKVNTSGRETFPFISADNFLFFASDGHPGLGGLDMFVAKINVDGSIGQVANMGTPINSPFDDFSVYIDSKSHKGFVSSNRPGASGGDDIYFFKEKPCKQALEGIVYDKNTKEPLANTRVVISDALYQKSDTIMTDAKGYYLSEYLDCGGKYRIKAEKQDYNTVEVVFVVERQQGIKRVDIGLEKTLEPIQKDDDLFKKLKLNPIYFDFDKSNIRPDAAAELIKVVEVLKEYPTMKIDVRSHTDSRGNDAYNLKLSDRRAKSTIEWMVTQGIHRNRLTGDGYGETRLLNKCSNSVPCTIEEHQLNRRSEFIITEL
- a CDS encoding type IX secretion system membrane protein PorP/SprF, giving the protein MNIQQNIKKIGISLIALGCFSQMQAQQDPQYTQYMYNTNMVNPAYAGSRGTLNVFGMYRTQWVGLDGAPKTANVSVSTPLGESGLGLGVNFTNDRLGAMDENNISVDLSYAIDLNADYKLAFGLKGTANLLNVDYTKLNIHNPSDPHSQENINNKFSPNIGAGVYLYSDKAYVGLSVPNFLTQNRYDDNERNTDLTVMRQKAHFYLMGGYVFDVSENVLFKPAALVKAVSGAPLQVDLTANVLLYDKFTLGAAYRWDAAVSALAGFQINDNMFIGYAYDFDTTKLHNYNSGSHEIFMRFELFNRRSTINAPRFF
- a CDS encoding sigma-70 family RNA polymerase sigma factor: MNDSIDIKVYKEKGEDIQLFEQIALGSKRALEHFYVKYYKYLSRFAASYESDSYLVEEKISDVFLYLWENRETLLEINSPKVYVFTMLKNMLFQHKKKLKTKAISFDYAVFQDKYYSENIEEQIILNEQEHQLQKDLLLIINKIPAGSRRIFEMNRVDGLRYRQIAEILNISVRTVENHMSIALRTINKILIQRK
- a CDS encoding FecR family protein, with protein sequence MDENFQEDKYIKRCLMYLNKELTLEQRTDFEIDLLIDDQLQIVYQRYRTLWRVYPMNTQLIDQYTSKAIKIHKKKRSLSYTILGWACGLLLLISLNIVFWSSFKSTEDSHIYEYTNIKGHRSTVFLTDGSKVILNGDSKIKYRLENTVRKVYLQGEAFFEVVHMSDKKFIVEHNNLQVEVLGTKFSVNTQNTIKEVLLLSGSVLARFNNNEQLYLKPNEKLLYNSSTGEVAREKRDASIELQWRNNILVFKNEPLQDALLRIQQFYGCKFSVKNTALLKARITGTFEQQTISEFVKSLSFVTNCNISLEGSVYIIN
- a CDS encoding TonB-dependent receptor domain-containing protein, whose protein sequence is MKKKYLIALVCYANLVSLHGYSSVSERHDVNSTSKVKSSKIKFTSLNLSLEEIFAKIEKSSSLRFVYILENVPLNKKIQVLESYDSIDDLLNDLQSKTTLDFQINNNQVLVKPVSSQEKTSQIIELKGVVVDDLQMPLMGVDIRDSNNEFITTTNDNGEFSITITHTPVVMSFSYLGYKTKEQTYSKNNKNILIKLDQQDQMLNEIVVTGQGADVQRKRLSNNVTVLKASELDKVPAQRIDQLLSAKLPNAQINLTGGQAGATSLIRSRGVNSAFLSSTPIIYIDGVRLDNNNTRTTIGGSSQGSSMSSIGDIPMDNIEKIEFINGGAATTLYGSDAANGVIQIFTKKKGMPGTNVNVTAELGAETPTTDFLYFDRTKNILFQNGLYQKYRLNLNGESDSGFGYNFSTSYQNSTGVQLHNQNQNQKLDLSSGFHAKLSDKVVYESSFSYLHNKYNRNRNGNQGGYTGLWFAESGASKITGPGFNNRLDELNDAEFAKMKTFVDNAERLQDNGIKINRFTTSQQFKYNPLENLSFKLVGGLDYRIQDQENIETNEYLSATKGQLIKDQGSIQKIQRKYMGLTLEFNGQYSANIKDFSFITTAGGQLFRNSDNQTLVEGRNIRDGAHSISEAAIRTSDEYIAEVLNYGFYVQENIGYKDKLFLDLGVRGDRNPSFGKNIGVQYYPKVGGSYMLSQEKWFENKVVNSLRLRSSYGVAGNLPPAYANEKTVAFDGFLGEQASSFAQPGNEDLKPEKTHTWDIGMDMTFFNNRLNLTVGYYYSKTKDALFYVPPTPSSGYTKSQLYNIGEIENKGFEMNFSLTAIDLHDWTLTLTGSLNTLKNKVLSTGGAPAFNINGFSSRTLQTVVEQGRPVGFIRGNYGVMAEDGTLKETTPQSYLGTTIPDLFGNLGFNLRYNNWSMFADANYQTGGYAANWDAQFRYFYGASDAHVPMAEIEKNGRNNWLNITNLFVEKTDYLKVRNIGISYYYRPTNKSFYNSMTFSFNVVNPFSFTSSSFDPEATISGSAQGQGGASTGGIVYATYSAPRQFLGSIKINF
- a CDS encoding gliding motility-associated C-terminal domain-containing protein, which translates into the protein MQSRKLYKSVALLGLALPATVVAQQAKKDQVMVNQGKISVAEGGVMSTIYDFDNTKEGYVKNDGTVYYYSNFNNDNLYEHSANSKSSKAVFTPFEQATGAQAITGSQPSNFFDVVLDNPTKDMAFDLKNEANVRGSVDFKDGIIKVDSLVGMLTFHQGAKALKPTDRSHAEGYVEKIGKEEFQYPKGDKGLYRYARITAPENVKDAYQGKYNLDDKNFFKARATKSGVINLLDTREYWTIDKGNDNSQGDIMLTLSWDERTTPKELLANPEKELHIVRWDAKQQLWVDEGGVVDLDKKEITTPTSVRGYGFFTLATVNTDLILDGDIVIYNLVTPDGDGKNDYFIIDNITKFPNNTVEVYNRWGVKVYNTSNYDSAGNVFRGYSDGRVTINKNEKLPSGTYYYIVNYEYKDAKGSRMIKKSGYLQLESNK